The Hoplias malabaricus isolate fHopMal1 chromosome X2, fHopMal1.hap1, whole genome shotgun sequence genomic interval TTCCATTTGTTTGAGACTCCTCCCCCTTACACCGATTGGTCCATGAAGTAGGTTTCTAGCAAAGCTGCtacactgatattttttttGCTCTAATTCTAACAGCTTGACTGTCGGCAGTGGGACATAACTTAGAGCTATTGTTTTTTGGGTAATACTCAGAAAATCATAGTTATGGAATTCATAACTGTTATAGAAATGTCATCATATGCCTCCCCTCTATGTCACAGAGTACGTATTTATTTGCTATCCTCGATCAAGTGGTTAAAGTGTCCATCCTGGCCGTCCGCTCGCTGCCCTCTACTCCTCAGTAtagtttgcttttgtttttgtttgtttacttctgTGGCCTCAGTGGACAGTGCGGCTGGTCCATTACGGTCCACTCCAGCAGTGAATTACAATATTTCTCGTCCGTGTGACTGCATACTAACTCACAGCCTTCTGCATCCCAGCAGATGCAGATCTTTTCTCCTGTGCAGTCCGCTGGGCTTGCCCCAGACTGTACACATACTAATGCAGGctcagtttttgtttgttgttggttgtttatgtacatgttcagTGATAATACTCTGAGCTCACACACTGCGTGGATGCTCTGAAAGCACTCTTGTCTAAAGCTGACACCCTGTCTGATGTTTCCAAATATCAGCAGTCTTTTTTCTActatattcatattataattTATCTCATATCATCAGGAGTGTGTAGAAGCAGATGTTtgttatctatctatctgtctgtctggctAGCTagctatctctctctatctatctgtctttctgtctgtctgtctgtctggctagctagctagctatctctctctctatctatctgtctgtctgactgtctgtcttgCTAGctagctatctctctctctctatctatctatctgtttctctctctctatctatctatctgtttctctctctctatttatctatctagcTTTCTagctatctatctctctctctatctgtctgtctagctagctagctatctctatctatctatctatctatctatctatctatttatctagctatctctctctatctatctatctctctctctctctctctctctctctatctatctatttatcaagctatctctctctgtctatctatctatctatctagctatctctctctatctatctatctatctatctatctatctatctatctatctctctctctctctatctatctatttatcaagctatctctctctgtctatctacctatctatctagctatctctctctctctctctctctctatctatctatctatctatctatctatctatctatctatctctctctctctctctctctatctatctatctatctatctatctatctatctatctatctctatctatctatctatctatctatctatctatctctctctctctctctctctctatctatttatcaagctatctctctctgtctatctacctatctatctatctatctatctatctatctatctatctatctatctatctatctatcaatcaAAGCATAATTGACAGGACAGTGAACACATGAGCTTAGAtttcatgctcaatgccaagtgtgaacTGGAGAAGTATAAATTATCCTAGTCACCaatatgttctctggagtgatggagctccaaaGACGAAATATCCAACACCATTACTTCACTACATTTTatgtgaaatggtgtgttccCTCAGTgtccacccagtgattccgggttggctccggacccaccgtgaccctgaactggataagcgcttacagacaatgaatgaattaattaaataaatgttccaaaatctagtgtGGCCTATCCTGAAGAGATGATGCTGTTAGTGCAGCAAAGGGGACACGCAGTGTACGTCACACACCTTTGGCTTAGTTTTCCGAAGTACACACACTCTTCTTATCACATGTGGATTGTTTCTAAACTGACTCTGCCTTCATATTTTTGTCCAAAGCCTTGTGGAGGACGGTAACTAATTACACTACTCTTCACCTGACTTTGTAAAGCAGCGTATTAGTCTTAAGTAAAGTATTAAGGTGGATTGATTATAGTGTATTCTGCATTTTCAGTCCCTATGATAGATGAGTCCAGGCTGGAGAAGGTGCTGCCATCCTGTCTCTACTCTCCCACCTACATTGTGAAAGATTTCCCAATCGCACGCTACCAGGGCCTGCAGTTTGTGAGTAACTGTGTCCATACCATGTTTACTTTTATTCCCTTAAGTATATATTTTGCTGATGCTGTTACGTATATAATAACAGAAAAAGAACATGGTTAGCACATGTTTAGCTGAAGCTAGCTATAACAAAACCAAGATCTGAATCGAAGGAGGAAATACAAGTGGCTGGTGTCAATGCTGGAGTGAGTATGCCCCCTTTGGGCATAAGTGGTCATTACCAGTTCAAATTACGTTTGTTGTATgtttattatgaaatatataCTCCCTAACCAGCTGAAATGACTGAACATACACTCCCAATTCATAAGCAAAAATGTCAGCTTGGATTCCTCGTTTGTTTTAGGTGTACCTGTCCTATGTGTATCCCAATGACTTCACCAGACTCACTCACATGGAGCGAGAGAACAAGTGCTTCTACAGGGAATCTCCTGTGTACCTTGAAAAGTAAGATTAAAAATCTTGTATTATTTGGGTTGTGACTAATATAatcagagtcattttggagcatttctattggtccattcaccatGCCGTGttgaaatgatgtagtaaactaaacatcaacaaaaatggagataatgGAGATGGTTTTAAGCGAATATGTTGTGATATTGGCCACACCAAGTGGCATTTCTTAAACATTGTTCCAGACTGTGGTTGTCATAACCCTCATTAACTTTGGCTTAGCTCTGTAGCTTTCTGAACCTACAGTGACTTACAGTAAACTGTGTTTTTACAGATCAATGAATGTGATTTCTGTCTGTTTATCCACTCTCGAGTACCATATATTCAAGATTCAAGCATGAATTACatagaaatttaaaaaaaatagtgaaATTCCCCTTTAAGACCCCTCTGAAGTGGAAGTGATGTTCCAGCATCTCTTCACGTTGTGCTCTGTGTGCATCTGAGCAGGTTTGGCTTCTATAAATACATGAAGAtggatgaagaggaggatgacAGGCCTGCTTTCTTCCCCAATCCTGACGGTGAGTCCAGCAAACACACAGCAAGCAATGTAACAGTTGTGTTATGTGGGCTAATCACAGAACTGTCAGTAATGGGGACATCACCAGCTGTGTTTGTGATAATTGCCAAAaaatgagtgtgtgggtgtgcgaGTGCATGCACATCTttgtgtggggggtgggtggcGGCCATatttgtgcctgtgtgtgtgtgtgtgtgtgtgtgtgtgtgtgaatagcaAGCTGGCGTTTGCAAAGccccttcacatttatattaatgaAATCACTGGTAGAGGGCCAGGCCATAATGACAGTGATTTGCTGCTGATATGTCCCATTAGTGCAGCAGCCTCTTGGCCCCTTGACCGTCCTGTACAATTTACAAACCTAATGAAGCtgtgcttttaaaggtacactgcAGGATTTTTCTGAGTATGGTGAAATGTCACTGCTGATCATTTACATGGGTTTTccttacttaaaaaaaaaacaactaaaaccaTTGAATCAAAGCACTTACATTAAAAAGCCATTGGGCAGCTGCATATTtctgtctgtaaatgtttatatgtAACATTATTGTTTTGTAGATATACTCAGCATCAGATCTGAACACAACTGTGGCCATTTTCTCAagggtttgttttgctttgaagCACTGGTTAAGTCTTAAGTACAAGGTCCTTGGATGTTCATATTCCATGGGGCTGTTCTCCTTTTAGCTTAATTTTGAAAATCATTTTGCATGTCACTTTAACGGGCCCCTCTTGTTCTAAGCAAACagctgtgttactgtgtaaGTCATTTATGTTGTGATGTGAGAAACTGAGAAACTGCAGGCTGGAGTTATGGGTGTCTTCATAAAATCTATGCTGATTAAAACCTATGTTTATTTTATCAtgatcaccatcatcatcatcatcatcatcatgcaGTATAGAATTAGCCTCAGAtagataataatattaattcattcattcattatctgtaagcgcttatccagttcagggtcacagtgggtccagagcctacctggaatcattgggggcaaggtgggaatacaccctgaagggggcgccagtccttcacagggcaacacacacactcacagacagtcacccggaggaaatccacgcagacacagggagaacacaccacactcctcacagacagtcacccggaggaaacccacgtagacacagggagaacacaccacactcctcacagacagtcacccggaggaaacccatgcggacacagggagaacacaccacactcctcacagacagtcacccggaggaaacccacgcgtacacagggagaacacaccacactcctcacagacagtcacccggaggaaacccatgcggacacagggagaacacaccacactcctcacagacagtcacccggaggaaacccacgcacacacagggagaacacaccacactcctcacagacagtcacccggaggaaacccacgcggacacagggagaacacaccacactcctcacagacagtcacccggagcgggaatcgaacccacaacctccaggtccctggagctgtgtgactgtgacacctacctgctgcaccaccgtgttcCGTTGTTTATTGTGGCATATAAGGAGCTGTATAATtttaagtataaataaataaaataaatttaatttattgaGAACTATACAgcatttcattcttttttttttttagccactgaattttaatgttatgctttgactttaaaaacaacagagaaaaaagTGCATTACCTTTTGTTTTCAGATTtcctggaggaagaggagggtgTAGATCCAGAGGAAGACAATAACCATCCAGCCAGGAGGATGAGTAACACCAGCCCATCCAATCAGCTCCCAACCTCCTCCTTTAGCATGTCTACCAACTCGGATCGAACTGGCCGAGACGCAAGGACTCGTGTTTTTAACCGAGAAGGACGCTACTCAAAGAAACTCAAAGGGAAACAAACCAGGAAGAGGGTTAAAGGAgaagagagggggaaagaggATGGCTACTATATCAGCACTCAGGCCAAAGTACAGGAGGCAGAGGAAAGGGAGATGGAGAAATTAAAGCAGCTAAGACAAGGTGAAATCAAACGGACGCAGCATGGAGCTTGGAATGAGCACAGAGAAATTAAAGAAGTGGGAGATGACCCCCAGGTACACACCCAAGTGCATGGGCAGCGGTCTTTAATGTGGGTCCCTCTCAGCCCTGTGCAGCAAAGCAATAAAGTCATTCCTCTGAGGCTGGGGAGTAAAACCTCCAAAAACTCCCAGCAATCCTCTCTGTATGCTTTGGCCAATCAGATCCTGAGCAATGCAGCACACCCCGCTCCCATAGTCTTGAAGACCAATCAGGAGAAAGAGATTAAGGCAAACAAAATCTACATCACTAGGTCCCGCCCTCCAAAAAGTAGACCAAGGGGGGTTCCAAGGCCGCCAGTGGAGGTCTTCCCTGGGGTCTTTTTGTACCACACCGCAAGAGGCAAAAAGCTTGTAGACCTCAGTTCAAGGTGGAAATCCATAAAAAGGCATGGTGCCATACCTATTTTCTGGCCTAGTTTGACCATAACGGATCATAAATCAACTACTCAAGAAGTTCCACTGAGGCAAAACCATCTACTCTTATCCAGTGATCAAGAACATCAAGAGGCAGAGGTTTCTCCTTCACCCTCCATCAAAATGAGCCCCTCCATTGACAGCCTGTACCAAGCCCGCCCAGATAAGACTGACGACCCAGAGATCCAGGGCACCAAGGCCTCAGAGATGGCCGAAGAGTCTCAGCAGAGGAGAGCGACCGAACCGGAAGAAGGGGGCGTGTCCCAGTACAGCTACGAGGACGCAGAGCCGCGACCAGGCTGGGCCGAGGAGGCCATCAACTGGCAGAGAACTTTCACTGTGAACCCTGTGGACTTCGAGCTGCTCCGCTCAGACTGGAATGACCTGAGGTGCAATGTGTCTGGCAACCTACAGCTGGCGGAAAACGAGGTGGTGGACGTGCTGTCACAGTACGTAGAGAGGATAAATGAGCGGAATGGAGGGTGAGTGTGCttgtaataataacaaaatcCATTTGTTGAGGGTTAAACCACAGCACACGGTAAAAAAGAGTTGCAGGTTGTAGTTCACTTGTACAGCACTGACCTGAAATCAAGGTGGTGGAGAAAGAagggagaaggagggagggggttGGTTTCCCACCCTCCTCCgacagttacatagtgcagtttctgctgtgctgagcctggaTTAGCCATGACAGAGGCTATattttccctattacagctcagtgaaacatcacaatgattataaagctgtaattttaaggtacaattactacctagtgttactttaaccaCAGTTTTAAAAACGAAGGTAGCTCACATGTTAGAACTGGTAGATAGTGTCCTCCTCCAAGCGTATTGAGCCTTCTAGAGTGGTGGCTTCATGTAATTTGCAGTCTGACATCTCTGAACGTAACTGGACTGATTTTATTGATTTAAGTTCTCCACAAACAGCTATAGACTGGAGGCCTGTTCAGTGTGTATCTGCCTTTTGCCTAATGAcccagtgtaggctctggacccaccatgacccagatcaggatgaagcagttacagaacatgaatgaatggattacgAGATCATCAGTTACTCAATAAAAAAAGCTCTCAGACTGAGATCAGGGGCAAAAGAAATCCCTGCTAGGCCGATTGTGTTTATAACTCTGTTATTTCACACTCAAAATCTCAAATTCCAAGCAGAAAAAATTTTATTTCTTGTACGTCTTCAACACTCTTTATTCCTGTAGCACATTCTGtgatgtttggtgtgtgtgtttgtgagtagtGTGAAAGTGAGGTTGCCTCCTGCTGTGTTAGCAACAGAGATATAAAGCTAGATCTTAATTCTAACCCCATTATTGCGGCAGCGTCTATTCCCTTGCTCTTTATCCAAAGCAGCTCCTCCCTGCAGGAAGCCCATACAGCATTATTATAATGAGAGGCAGTGTTGTATCTCCTAACACTTCCACATTAAAGAACCTGGGGGAGGGTGGATATTGGTAGTTGCTGACATAGCAGCTTTTACATgcttctattttctctctctctacctctctctctccctctctcactctctctctctctctctttctctctccctctctcactctctctctctctctttctctctccctctctcactctctctctctctctttctctctccctctctcactctctctctctctctccatctgtctctttctctttctccctctctctctctctctttctctctttctctcactctctctctctctccctctctctctttctctttctctttctttctctctctctgtcaggaTCTATACCCTCCTCCGTATAGTGAATGTGGAGAAGCGAAGGGATTCGGCTCGTGGGAGCCGTTACTTGGtggagctggagctgatggAGGCTGGGAAAAGAGTGGTGCGTCTCTCTGAGTACATCTACCTCCTTCTCCACCGCAGCCGGCAGGACGAAGGCATGGGCAGCAGAGAGGCATCTACTCCTTCTGCCCCAACAGCAGCTTCCAAACCTCCAGCCCCCAGCAGCAGCTCCAGTGCCCAGTCCCGGGCTTCCACACCCTGGGGAAGCCACTGGCTTAAGCCCTTGCTGTGTCAACCAGCCATGCTCCAGTGGAGGCACGACGTCATGGTGCACTTTGTGGTGCCAGGTACTGCCGAACCTAATGAACCTTACATGGACATAATATGTAGAACATCTCCCTTCACTAGAGCTTTAGAGGTTGTGTGATATAAgcattctccttctctccctctctgtgtgtgaggcAGTAAAGAACCAGGCCCGGTGGGTTCAGCAGTTCATCTCTGACATGGAGCTCCTGCACAGAGAAACAAAGGACGACAACTTCAGTGTTATAATCGTGGACTTTGAAAGTGAAGATATGGATGTGGAACAGGCCCTAAGGGACAGCACGGTGCCCAGGTGAGAGCCTGCATGTTCAGCCCTACTTACACCTACAGGTGGCCGACTGCATGTCCATAAAGGTCCCATTTGTCACACTCCAAAGTGAGCACCTGCAGGCCCCAGTCCAACATAGTTTTAGGGCCAGTGTTAAAGGTGAGCCCCACTTTCACATAAGGTTTGTGTTACTCTGTAGAGGAGTTTGTGAGCATCTGTCGTGTTTGTGGATAGACAGTGAGGATCTAAACGTGCAGTTCTCTCATAGCTGCAAATATGCTTGTGTCTCATCTCCGGAGCAACATGTTTATTTAGTTTACGCActgcaaaacacagaaaatagcAGGTTACAGGAGCTACTCTGTGTGTTATCTGCTAACCGCTACACCAAGTACTGACCGACTCCTTTTGCTGGTTGGAGCGTCAGCCACTGGTGCACATGGCCCTCTACTGGCGAACCTTTATATTACAcagttaaataataaaagacacattaacagtagttcattcattcattctttatctgtaagcgctgatccagttcagggtcgcggtgggtccagagcctacctggaatcattgggcgcaaggcgggaatacaccctggagggggcgccagtccttcattaACAGTAGTTTATCCAGTGAAAGTGAGCttagacataaaaataaaatggggggctactattttcatttatttaactatTCCATAGTGCCACACTTGTTTTAATAATCTGCAGCTGATGCACTCCAGGGCCATCATTTTATGTAGATAGGGTCATGCTTGTGCTACAATTATTTGTTGGATACTGTCCAGATGGAAATTGCTATTTCTGTCTCTtcctccgtgtgtgtgtgtgtgtgtgtgtgtgggtaggtATGAGTATCTGAGGCGAGAAGGAAACTTTGAGAGATCCTCTGGGCTGCAGATGGGGGTAGACACAATAGAGGTAAGTACATATTATAAACAACGTgtgcttttaaatgttcatATATTCATGAAATCGGGATTATTCTACGTTTTGTTCTGGATGCTCCTCAGGACAGTCACAGTATCGTGTTCCTGTGTGACTTGCACATTCACTTCCCTATGAGCATACTGGAGAGCATCCGGAAGCACTGTGTCGAGGGCAGGATGGCCTTCGCCCCCATTGTCATGAGGCTGGACTGCGGGAGCTCACCTCTGCAGCCGAACGGTACACACACCGTTCTTTATTTCAGATTTTCTAGCTCATGTACTGAAGATAATACCCGTACATAATAATCAAAATTCTGTACAAATGACATGACCACAGCGCTGATCAGAACAGGTGGATAGTTAAATAAGCACTGTTCTCTTCTTCCGCTCAATTCACAGGGTACTGGGAGGTCAATGGCTTCGGCTTGTTTGGAATTTATAAATCAGATTTTGACAAGATCGGAGGGATGAACACAGAAGAATTTAAGGATCGCTGGGGAGGAGAGGACTGGGAGTTCCTGGACAGGTGAGAGATGATGTTTACTCCAGTCTCCAACACTAATATTATTACTCCAGTATTACCTTCCTCCCTTTACTCCCCATACAGTCATATTATATGTtcataaataatacatataaaaaataaatgaataaatacataaataaagtaTATAAGAAAGTAAGTAcactatatatactatatatatatttatttatgtttagatGCAAAGCACCTCGAGAAACTAgcttttaactcactcactccctcactcactcactgacttactggctcactcactagctcactcactcactccctcactcactcactcactcactgactcactcactagctcactcgctcacttcctcactcactgactcactcactagctcactcactcactccctcacacactcactcactcactgactcactcactgacttactggctcactcactagctcactcactcactcactcactcactcactcactgactcactcactagctcactcactcactcactcactgactcactcactgacttactggctcactcactagctcactcactcactccctcactcactcactcactcactcactagctcactcactcactccctcactcactcactgactcactcactagctcactcactcactccctcacacactcactcactcactcactgactcactcactagctcactcactcactcactgacttactggctcactcactagctcactccctcactcactcactcactgactcactcactagctcactcactcactccctcactcactcactccctcactcactgactcactcactagctcactccctcactccctcacacactcactcactcactcactagctcactcactcactccctcactcactcactcactgactcactcactagctcactcactcactccctcacacactcactcactcactccctcacacactcactcactcactgactcactcactagctcactcactcactccctcactcactgactcactcactgacttactggctcactcactagctcactcactcactccctcactcac includes:
- the b4galnt4b gene encoding N-acetyl-beta-glucosaminyl-glycoprotein 4-beta-N-acetylgalactosaminyltransferase 1, with the protein product MRFPLKKIRKQFKLLLLLVLLTFAIGFTYLHINQGKAIKLHFNYGKDMEKQTEGMGSGNKKLSHSSPSRLDREESSDSGEETQVGDERGATGQESRGQTEIRKLLSQKFFKLPWKPEYKGQANLHVFEDWCGSSVSQLRKNLHFPLYPHARTTVKKLAVAPKWKNYGLRIFGFIHPYKDGDFQFAVASDDNSELWLSSDENPLNARLLVYVGQHGSEWTAPGEFTKFRSQTSRSVHLMSSRRYYFEILHKQDDKGSDHVEVGWRPFLPGLKYDVIDSAYISLYTDESNLKMNSVKHIPQTPASHTLLLQENHNTDSHTADMLKADPRDTFYKIPMIDESRLEKVLPSCLYSPTYIVKDFPIARYQGLQFVYLSYVYPNDFTRLTHMERENKCFYRESPVYLEKFGFYKYMKMDEEEDDRPAFFPNPDDFLEEEEGVDPEEDNNHPARRMSNTSPSNQLPTSSFSMSTNSDRTGRDARTRVFNREGRYSKKLKGKQTRKRVKGEERGKEDGYYISTQAKVQEAEEREMEKLKQLRQGEIKRTQHGAWNEHREIKEVGDDPQVHTQVHGQRSLMWVPLSPVQQSNKVIPLRLGSKTSKNSQQSSLYALANQILSNAAHPAPIVLKTNQEKEIKANKIYITRSRPPKSRPRGVPRPPVEVFPGVFLYHTARGKKLVDLSSRWKSIKRHGAIPIFWPSLTITDHKSTTQEVPLRQNHLLLSSDQEHQEAEVSPSPSIKMSPSIDSLYQARPDKTDDPEIQGTKASEMAEESQQRRATEPEEGGVSQYSYEDAEPRPGWAEEAINWQRTFTVNPVDFELLRSDWNDLRCNVSGNLQLAENEVVDVLSQYVERINERNGGIYTLLRIVNVEKRRDSARGSRYLVELELMEAGKRVVRLSEYIYLLLHRSRQDEGMGSREASTPSAPTAASKPPAPSSSSSAQSRASTPWGSHWLKPLLCQPAMLQWRHDVMVHFVVPVKNQARWVQQFISDMELLHRETKDDNFSVIIVDFESEDMDVEQALRDSTVPRYEYLRREGNFERSSGLQMGVDTIEDSHSIVFLCDLHIHFPMSILESIRKHCVEGRMAFAPIVMRLDCGSSPLQPNGYWEVNGFGLFGIYKSDFDKIGGMNTEEFKDRWGGEDWEFLDRVLQNGLEVERLRLRNFYHYYHSKRGMWNSPIKKPTQG